One segment of Methanosphaera sp. WGK6 DNA contains the following:
- a CDS encoding TldD/PmbA family protein, with amino-acid sequence MTGEIDIDYFQKIINKLESRVDYADLRVGDSINNTIVMKDSKIDNVDTGMNFSVGIRVLQNGAWGSAFTTDINKVEEVADKATTLASQLSSDVELTQANPQEDIVDSKAKIKLNDVSFEEKIETMKEADKAAQLEGIQSTNITFSESESKNLLLSTEGTNILSENNRIIFSMNSVASNGEVMQIGHKSLGGVQGFEIIKNADLEEFGRSISQKAISLLDAKTPPSGDFPVILDSELAGVFIHEALGHASEADIILQNDSILKGKLGQKIGSDLITVVDDASREDGFGYYPYDVEGTKTSKNVLVENGELKSILSSRETAKKLGRESSGNARSIIKDQPIVRMSNTYIQPGESSFDELIEDMADGIYLKGSRGGQVDTGRGVFQFNAVEAYLIENGELGNHLRDVSLSGSTLDILNNVVGVGSDFHLSVGFCGKDGQTAPVGDGGPHIKVSKATVGGVQ; translated from the coding sequence ATGACTGGTGAAATAGATATTGATTATTTTCAAAAAATAATTAATAAATTAGAATCTAGAGTGGATTATGCTGATCTACGTGTAGGTGACTCAATAAATAATACTATTGTAATGAAAGATAGTAAAATAGATAATGTAGACACAGGTATGAATTTTTCAGTAGGTATACGAGTACTACAAAATGGTGCATGGGGTTCAGCATTCACAACAGATATAAATAAGGTTGAAGAAGTAGCAGATAAAGCAACAACACTTGCAAGTCAATTAAGTAGTGATGTTGAATTAACACAAGCAAATCCACAAGAAGACATAGTAGATTCGAAAGCAAAAATCAAACTAAATGATGTATCTTTTGAAGAAAAAATTGAAACTATGAAAGAAGCAGATAAAGCAGCACAACTAGAAGGCATTCAAAGTACAAATATAACCTTTTCTGAATCAGAATCAAAAAATCTATTACTAAGCACTGAAGGAACAAATATTCTTTCAGAAAATAATAGAATAATTTTTTCAATGAATTCTGTTGCTTCTAATGGTGAAGTAATGCAAATTGGACATAAAAGTCTTGGTGGAGTACAAGGTTTTGAAATAATAAAAAATGCAGATTTGGAAGAATTTGGAAGAAGTATATCTCAAAAAGCAATAAGTTTACTTGATGCAAAAACACCACCTTCTGGTGATTTTCCAGTTATATTAGATTCTGAACTTGCAGGGGTATTTATTCATGAAGCATTAGGGCATGCTTCAGAAGCAGATATTATTCTTCAAAATGATTCAATACTAAAAGGAAAACTTGGTCAAAAAATTGGGTCTGATTTAATAACAGTAGTTGATGATGCAAGTAGGGAAGATGGATTTGGATATTATCCATATGATGTTGAAGGAACAAAAACATCTAAAAATGTACTTGTAGAAAATGGTGAATTAAAATCAATACTTAGTTCACGTGAAACTGCTAAAAAATTAGGGAGAGAATCTAGTGGAAATGCAAGATCAATAATTAAAGATCAACCAATTGTTCGTATGAGTAATACATATATTCAACCAGGTGAATCCTCATTTGATGAATTAATTGAAGATATGGCTGATGGAATTTATCTTAAAGGTTCACGTGGTGGACAAGTAGATACAGGAAGAGGTGTTTTCCAATTTAATGCAGTAGAAGCATACTTGATTGAAAATGGGGAATTAGGTAATCATCTAAGGGATGTTTCATTATCTGGAAGTACTCTTGACATATTAAATAATGTAGTGGGTGTAGGATCTGATTTCCATTTAAGTGTAGGTTTCTGTGGAAAAGATGGTCAAACAGCACCTGTAGGTGATGGAGGACCACATATAAAAGTAAGTAAAGCAACAGTAGGTGGTGTTCAATAG
- a CDS encoding energy-coupling factor ABC transporter substrate-binding protein, with protein sequence MVNYKQIGLLVIVAILILAPLIIYNGVGEDEGYFGGSDDTGGEAIEENNPDYEVWAEPLWEPPSGEIESLIFCLQAAIGAIIIGYIFGYWHGGRKARKE encoded by the coding sequence ATGGTAAATTATAAACAAATTGGTTTACTAGTTATAGTAGCAATATTAATCTTAGCTCCTCTCATTATATATAATGGTGTAGGTGAAGACGAAGGTTACTTCGGTGGATCTGATGATACTGGAGGAGAAGCAATCGAAGAAAATAACCCAGACTATGAAGTATGGGCAGAACCTCTTTGGGAACCACCTAGTGGAGAAATTGAAAGTTTAATTTTCTGTCTCCAAGCAGCAATTGGTGCTATAATCATTGGATATATCTTTGGTTACTGGCATGGTGGAAGAAAAGCTAGAAAAGAATAA
- the cbiQ gene encoding cobalt ECF transporter T component CbiQ: MSIFEDTLDHYTAHNNLSENNIYYKTLFAVLTLIINLFANSPIVPFLIFIICTIIIIGKAKIPAKFYATFMAVPFGFALISVIFMAFFFGVGDHIWNLGIFGWGITADGLNRGVLVFFKVMGGVSALAVLILTTPMNRVFGIFHDLHVPSILTDLAILMYRYIFLFLDVTATMYNSQKTRLGYHSYMSWMHCLASLAGMVFIRTWEQGEISYKALASRGYNGRLNMIRQGDNIKDISAIEWICLIVFEVLVAYGIYITGTINVVPVLI; this comes from the coding sequence ATGTCAATATTTGAAGACACTTTAGATCATTATACAGCACATAATAATTTAAGTGAAAATAATATTTATTATAAGACATTATTTGCTGTATTAACATTAATTATAAACTTATTTGCTAACTCACCAATCGTACCTTTCCTAATTTTCATAATATGTACTATAATTATTATAGGAAAAGCAAAAATACCTGCTAAATTTTATGCTACGTTCATGGCAGTTCCATTTGGTTTTGCATTAATTTCTGTAATTTTCATGGCTTTCTTCTTTGGAGTTGGTGATCACATATGGAACTTAGGTATATTCGGTTGGGGTATTACAGCTGATGGTCTAAATAGGGGAGTACTTGTATTTTTCAAAGTTATGGGTGGTGTTTCAGCTTTAGCTGTTCTTATATTAACTACACCTATGAACAGAGTATTTGGTATATTCCATGATTTACATGTTCCATCAATATTAACTGATTTAGCAATACTCATGTACAGATACATTTTCTTATTCTTAGATGTAACTGCAACAATGTACAATTCACAAAAAACAAGACTTGGATATCATAGTTATATGAGTTGGATGCACTGTCTTGCATCACTAGCTGGAATGGTATTTATTAGAACATGGGAACAAGGAGAAATATCTTATAAAGCATTAGCTTCAAGAGGATATAATGGACGTTTAAACATGATTCGTCAAGGGGATAATATTAAAGATATTTCTGCAATTGAATGGATTTGTTTAATAGTATTTGAAGTACTAGTGGCATATGGAATATATATAACAGGAACAATTAATGTAGTACCAGTACTAATTTAG
- a CDS encoding energy-coupling factor ABC transporter permease: MHIMEGYLPPEWCALWIIICIPVVIYGIMQIKKATENNDEAMPLLALSGAFMFILSSLKMPSVTGSCSHPCGNGLGAVFFGPAVTAVLSVIVLLFQAILLAHGGLTTIGANIFSMGIVGPLCGWLVWKGLRKINISAPISMFFTAFVADLMTYVMTAIELSLAFPKPSFGEALVTFLVIFAITQIPLAIAEGILTTVIYNYISDARPDILVKLNIIDEKEAGAN; encoded by the coding sequence ATGCACATTATGGAAGGTTACTTGCCTCCAGAATGGTGTGCTTTATGGATTATCATATGTATTCCTGTAGTAATCTATGGTATTATGCAAATTAAGAAAGCAACAGAAAATAATGACGAAGCAATGCCATTATTAGCACTTTCAGGTGCTTTCATGTTTATTCTTTCTTCATTAAAAATGCCATCAGTTACAGGAAGTTGTTCACACCCATGTGGTAATGGTTTAGGTGCAGTATTCTTTGGACCAGCAGTAACAGCAGTATTATCTGTAATAGTATTATTATTCCAAGCTATCCTCTTAGCACACGGTGGATTAACTACTATCGGAGCAAACATATTCTCTATGGGTATAGTAGGTCCATTATGTGGATGGTTAGTATGGAAAGGACTTAGAAAAATAAACATATCTGCTCCAATTTCAATGTTTTTCACAGCATTTGTAGCAGATTTAATGACTTATGTTATGACAGCAATAGAATTATCATTAGCTTTCCCAAAACCAAGTTTCGGTGAAGCTTTAGTTACATTCTTAGTAATATTTGCTATAACTCAAATACCATTAGCAATTGCTGAAGGTATATTAACAACAGTTATTTACAATTATATTAGTGATGCAAGACCAGATATTCTTGTTAAATTAAATATAATTGATGAAAAAGAAGCAGGAGCAAATTAA
- the amrA gene encoding AmmeMemoRadiSam system protein A has product MNKVVFSEEEGQLLIEQARLAILSYLNDEEYPELINIPENFNKHLGVFVTLNKNNNLRGCIGTFEAEEPLYKEVQEMAIYSAFYDNRFNMLQLEEIDDIEIEISILTEPELVEVDIFEEYFSKIDLGVDGLKIEKNNNVSVFLPQVPLEQGWDMDNYLENLCYKAGLPKDAWKENDTKLYKFQAQIFEEKNE; this is encoded by the coding sequence GTGAATAAAGTTGTATTTTCCGAAGAGGAAGGACAATTACTTATTGAACAAGCTAGGTTAGCAATATTATCTTACTTAAATGATGAAGAATATCCTGAACTAATTAATATTCCTGAAAATTTCAATAAACATTTAGGTGTTTTTGTTACATTAAATAAAAATAATAACTTACGTGGTTGCATAGGTACTTTTGAAGCGGAAGAACCATTATACAAAGAAGTTCAGGAAATGGCAATATATTCTGCATTTTATGATAATCGCTTTAATATGTTACAACTTGAAGAAATTGATGATATAGAAATAGAAATTAGTATACTAACTGAACCTGAACTGGTTGAAGTAGATATATTTGAAGAATATTTCTCTAAAATAGACTTAGGTGTAGATGGACTTAAAATAGAAAAAAATAATAATGTGAGTGTATTTTTACCACAAGTTCCACTAGAACAAGGATGGGATATGGATAATTATTTAGAAAATTTATGTTATAAAGCAGGTTTACCTAAGGATGCATGGAAAGAAAATGATACTAAGCTATATAAATTCCAAGCACAAATTTTTGAGGAAAAAAATGAATAA
- a CDS encoding 3H domain-containing protein: MMKPYVILIGSASGIGKSTIAYEISKALGIKYLIETDFIREIVRGIIGPDYAPALHKSSFNAYTTLRDTYNFNSETKLIEAGFEEHATFVIPAIEKVITRSVKDKDSIIIEGVHLVPGLINTKQFEELANVYFFILTADEESHKERFIQRAMAIKRGGTQLDYFKENRIINEDLIQKANMLNIPVINNKNKEETTKNILRHINEVSKELFLKHSIDEIDLERKIITKYGGRISDISYYIDDFKEPLTRQVTDYDNEEKSDNFLDNLEKSPKQKESLKKLYDLSNNIHSHKIYAPDKKSLESIIRELKEHNLLYDSYKKT, from the coding sequence ATTATGAAACCTTATGTTATTTTAATAGGTTCTGCTTCAGGAATAGGAAAATCCACAATTGCATATGAAATATCAAAAGCACTAGGTATAAAATACTTAATAGAAACAGATTTTATAAGAGAAATAGTACGGGGAATAATAGGTCCTGATTATGCACCAGCATTACATAAATCTTCTTTTAATGCATATACAACTCTAAGAGATACCTATAATTTTAACTCAGAGACAAAACTAATAGAAGCAGGATTTGAAGAACATGCAACATTTGTAATTCCAGCAATAGAAAAAGTTATCACAAGATCAGTGAAAGATAAAGATTCCATTATCATAGAAGGTGTACATCTAGTTCCAGGATTAATAAATACGAAACAATTCGAAGAATTGGCTAATGTTTACTTTTTTATATTAACTGCAGATGAAGAATCACATAAAGAACGTTTCATCCAAAGAGCAATGGCAATAAAAAGAGGAGGAACTCAATTAGATTACTTTAAAGAGAATAGAATTATTAATGAAGATTTAATTCAAAAAGCAAATATGCTAAATATTCCCGTAATCAATAATAAAAATAAAGAGGAAACCACTAAAAATATATTAAGACACATAAATGAAGTATCAAAAGAACTCTTTTTAAAACATTCTATTGATGAAATAGATTTGGAACGAAAAATAATTACTAAATATGGTGGAAGAATAAGTGATATTTCCTATTATATAGATGACTTTAAAGAACCATTAACAAGACAAGTAACTGATTATGATAATGAAGAAAAATCAGATAACTTCTTGGATAATCTTGAAAAATCACCAAAACAAAAAGAGTCATTAAAAAAATTGTATGATTTATCTAATAATATTCATAGTCATAAAATATATGCTCCAGATAAAAAAAGTTTAGAAAGTATTATCAGGGAATTAAAAGAACATAATTTATTATATGATTCTTATAAAAAAACTTAA
- a CDS encoding GTPase, with protein MKLPQVPTPDEVIDKAFNRASKAASKVRSSKLHPRVKGRRIEEVRVETACETINSTFNRIITGTPIIEELPEFYQDYIDIVVGVDQYKHSLGAVFWALGVLKQIESQYTSRIRKSDSLSAIPIRKEAYGRIVSVVKRIGDELDFLDFAKRELKHMPNINFDAVRVVIAGFPNVGKSTLLNNITDASPKVANYPFTTQGLQIGNYELNFKQYQIIDTPGLLDRSINDMNEIELNAIAALEHLGNIIIYIFDPSETSGFLMENQYLLYAEIKKVFETPMICLFNKTDLLADDSVIEEYSEKIDDPIFRTSINDLSKIDEIKNLIENMGKSFASQDEYNQKYALRHPRK; from the coding sequence ATGAAGTTACCACAAGTACCAACACCGGATGAAGTAATTGACAAGGCATTTAACAGGGCAAGTAAAGCTGCTTCTAAAGTAAGAAGTTCAAAATTACATCCACGTGTTAAAGGAAGACGAATTGAAGAAGTAAGAGTAGAAACTGCATGTGAAACAATAAACAGTACATTTAATAGAATAATAACAGGAACACCAATTATTGAAGAATTACCTGAATTTTATCAAGATTATATTGATATTGTTGTAGGTGTAGATCAATATAAACATTCATTAGGTGCAGTATTCTGGGCATTAGGTGTTTTAAAACAAATTGAATCACAATACACAAGTAGGATAAGAAAATCAGATTCATTAAGTGCAATTCCAATACGTAAAGAAGCATATGGTAGAATAGTATCTGTTGTAAAACGTATTGGTGATGAGTTAGATTTCTTAGACTTTGCAAAACGTGAATTAAAACATATGCCAAATATTAATTTTGATGCAGTAAGAGTAGTAATTGCAGGATTTCCTAATGTAGGTAAATCCACATTACTTAATAATATTACTGATGCAAGTCCTAAAGTAGCTAACTATCCATTTACAACACAAGGATTACAAATAGGAAATTATGAATTAAACTTCAAACAATATCAAATAATTGATACACCAGGTTTACTTGATAGATCTATTAATGACATGAATGAAATTGAGTTAAATGCTATAGCTGCTCTAGAACACTTGGGAAATATAATTATATACATATTTGATCCCTCAGAAACTTCAGGTTTCTTAATGGAAAATCAATATTTATTATATGCCGAAATTAAAAAAGTATTTGAAACACCAATGATTTGTTTATTTAATAAAACTGATTTATTAGCTGATGATAGTGTAATTGAAGAATATTCTGAAAAAATAGATGATCCTATATTCAGAACAAGTATTAATGATTTAAGTAAAATCGATGAAATTAAGAACTTAATTGAAAATATGGGTAAATCATTTGCTAGTCAAGATGAATATAATCAGAAATATGCATTAAGACATCCTAGAAAATAA
- a CDS encoding Hsp20/alpha crystallin family protein, whose amino-acid sequence MVDVNINSEEIKEEEIEEVDEIDKNTENVEETNEKTTEKNQFNYKSYGKEAAGEARENAKKLVDDFYSAFKSMQGDWNKTIDEYRSNKPAFDLLEYEDKLVIKMDLPRVSKEDISVKMSTEAVYVEVEFPEESEDEDVKVLRKERCSGKTKRVIPIPIEIEVDDVKASFEDNELTITIPKEKIREVDVEIV is encoded by the coding sequence ATGGTCGATGTAAATATTAATTCAGAAGAAATCAAAGAAGAAGAAATTGAAGAAGTAGATGAAATTGATAAAAACACTGAAAATGTTGAAGAAACTAATGAAAAAACCACAGAAAAAAATCAATTTAACTACAAATCATATGGAAAAGAAGCTGCAGGAGAAGCAAGAGAAAATGCAAAAAAACTAGTGGATGATTTCTATTCTGCTTTTAAATCAATGCAAGGTGACTGGAATAAAACTATTGATGAATACAGATCAAATAAACCAGCATTTGATTTATTAGAATATGAAGATAAATTAGTAATAAAAATGGATTTGCCAAGAGTTTCTAAAGAAGATATATCTGTTAAAATGTCTACTGAAGCAGTATATGTAGAAGTAGAATTCCCTGAAGAATCTGAAGATGAAGATGTTAAAGTTTTAAGAAAAGAAAGATGTTCTGGAAAAACTAAAAGAGTAATACCAATTCCTATAGAAATAGAAGTGGATGATGTAAAAGCATCTTTTGAAGATAATGAATTAACAATCACTATTCCAAAAGAAAAAATTAGGGAAGTGGATGTTGAAATAGTATAA
- a CDS encoding ATP-binding cassette domain-containing protein codes for MTTILETKELIYTYPDGTNALKGINFKIEEGSMVSLLGPNGAGKSTFFLHFNGIIEPTSGSVEIEGKTLKYDKKSLLGARQEVGIVFQNPDDQLFAPTVFEDVAFGPMNMGLPEDEVKKRSMDALEKVGMAHVANKAPHHLSGGQKKRVAIAGILSMQPKIMVLDEPTSGLDPNGASSIMQLLYDLNAEGMTIIISTHDVDLVPMYSDDIHVIIGGKIIKSGNCKDIFMDEEIIKEADLRLPWIGQLFNDLDKEYNITFKEGYPLTVGEAKTVLAKKLK; via the coding sequence ATGACAACAATATTAGAAACTAAAGAGTTAATCTATACTTATCCTGATGGAACAAATGCTCTTAAAGGAATTAACTTTAAAATTGAAGAAGGTTCAATGGTATCTTTATTAGGTCCTAATGGAGCAGGAAAAAGTACTTTTTTCCTACATTTTAATGGGATAATAGAACCTACAAGTGGTTCAGTTGAAATTGAAGGTAAAACTTTAAAATATGATAAAAAAAGTTTACTTGGAGCAAGACAAGAAGTAGGAATCGTATTTCAAAATCCTGATGACCAACTATTTGCACCAACAGTATTTGAAGATGTTGCATTTGGACCAATGAATATGGGATTACCTGAAGATGAAGTAAAAAAACGATCAATGGATGCACTTGAAAAAGTAGGAATGGCACATGTAGCAAACAAAGCACCACACCATTTAAGTGGAGGTCAGAAAAAACGTGTTGCAATTGCAGGAATTCTTTCCATGCAACCAAAAATAATGGTTTTGGATGAACCTACAAGTGGATTAGATCCAAATGGTGCTTCAAGTATCATGCAATTATTATATGACTTAAATGCAGAAGGAATGACAATTATTATTTCAACACATGATGTTGACTTAGTACCAATGTATTCTGATGATATTCACGTAATAATTGGTGGAAAAATTATCAAATCAGGAAATTGTAAGGATATATTTATGGATGAAGAAATTATTAAAGAAGCTGATTTACGATTACCTTGGATTGGGCAATTATTCAATGATTTAGACAAAGAATATAATATAACTTTCAAGGAAGGTTATCCATTAACAGTGGGTGAAGCAAAAACAGTATTAGCTAAAAAATTAAAATAA
- a CDS encoding ZPR1 zinc finger domain-containing protein encodes MNENNLKSNDVMKSDCPVCGGDKTLEVINKTDNIPYFGDILETSVSCTVCGYQSSDSISLQTNDPSKYTLQINDTKLNTRVAKSQTATVTIPELGLKVEPGPKSQGYVSNVEGILNRFEAAVVRAIKLEGEGISDDIEENALNILQLITDIKIGELTTELIIEDPFGNSVIDDEDAEKELLSQEEADKLTTGFTTIDQ; translated from the coding sequence ATGAATGAAAATAATTTGAAATCAAATGATGTAATGAAATCTGATTGTCCTGTGTGTGGTGGTGATAAAACATTAGAAGTAATAAATAAAACAGATAATATACCCTACTTTGGAGATATATTAGAAACATCAGTATCATGTACAGTATGTGGTTATCAATCTTCTGACAGCATATCATTACAAACTAATGATCCATCTAAATACACACTTCAAATAAATGATACAAAACTAAATACAAGAGTAGCAAAATCACAAACAGCTACAGTAACTATACCTGAATTAGGTTTAAAAGTAGAACCAGGACCAAAATCACAAGGATATGTGTCAAATGTAGAGGGCATACTAAATCGTTTTGAAGCTGCTGTTGTAAGAGCAATAAAACTTGAAGGCGAAGGTATATCTGATGATATTGAAGAAAATGCTTTAAACATCTTACAATTAATAACTGATATTAAAATAGGTGAATTAACTACAGAACTCATAATAGAAGATCCATTTGGAAATAGTGTTATTGATGATGAAGATGCTGAAAAAGAATTATTATCACAAGAAGAAGCAGATAAATTAACAACAGGATTTACAACAATAGATCAATAA
- the nadC gene encoding carboxylating nicotinate-nucleotide diphosphorylase codes for MTIFSDNRIIENIYDDIGFEDITTNSLIEDNKWAQAEIICKDNGILAGMDVAHYILKEFNLNMVSSYLDGDEIHKGDIILEFEGKAKDILMTERTILNYLMHLSGIATLVHNTCEKVHEINPDVRIACTRKTTPGLQKLEKKAVELGGGDAHRFKLDDCVLIKDNHIQVVGSVIEAIDRAKANVSFTKKIEIEVENLDDAVKASMFGADIIMLDNMNPEEIKKVLDTLKKRRLRENVIIEVSGGINPDNINEYAALDVNVISSGFITNSAKSLDMGLDLL; via the coding sequence ATGACCATTTTTAGTGATAATAGAATTATAGAAAATATATATGATGATATTGGATTTGAAGATATTACTACAAACAGTTTAATTGAGGATAATAAATGGGCTCAAGCAGAAATTATATGTAAAGATAATGGAATTTTAGCAGGAATGGATGTTGCTCATTATATTCTTAAAGAATTTAACTTAAACATGGTAAGTAGTTATCTTGATGGTGATGAAATTCATAAAGGAGATATTATTCTAGAATTTGAAGGTAAAGCTAAAGATATATTAATGACTGAAAGAACCATACTTAATTATTTAATGCATTTAAGTGGAATTGCAACATTAGTTCATAATACATGTGAAAAAGTTCATGAAATAAATCCAGATGTTCGTATTGCATGTACTCGAAAAACTACACCAGGATTACAGAAACTTGAAAAAAAGGCTGTTGAACTTGGTGGTGGTGATGCACATAGATTTAAATTAGATGATTGTGTTCTAATTAAAGATAATCATATCCAAGTAGTAGGTAGTGTTATTGAAGCTATAGATCGAGCTAAAGCTAATGTTAGTTTTACAAAAAAAATTGAAATTGAGGTTGAAAACCTTGATGATGCAGTGAAAGCAAGTATGTTTGGTGCAGATATAATTATGCTAGATAATATGAATCCAGAAGAAATTAAAAAAGTTTTGGATACTTTGAAAAAACGTAGATTACGTGAAAATGTTATTATTGAAGTTAGTGGTGGTATTAATCCAGATAATATTAATGAGTATGCTGCATTAGATGTGAATGTAATATCTAGTGGGTTTATTACAAATAGTGCTAAATCATTAGATATGGGTTTAGATTTATTATAA
- a CDS encoding nitroreductase family protein, protein MSVLETIEKRYSVRGYEDKEVEEEKLQKILKAAQLAPTGVNAQAFKVYVIDTKKNADKLKEVYSAEWLIEAPIVLAVVSKANDAWIRPWDSVNINEIDATIVMDHMILEATELGLGTCYIAAFHERPLIDLLKLSEEEHPVLLTPVGYPNAEPRETGRKSLEELVEYI, encoded by the coding sequence ATGTCAGTATTAGAAACAATAGAAAAAAGATATAGTGTACGTGGATATGAAGATAAAGAAGTAGAAGAAGAAAAATTACAGAAAATTCTTAAAGCAGCACAATTAGCACCAACTGGTGTAAATGCACAGGCATTCAAAGTATATGTTATTGACACTAAAAAAAATGCAGATAAATTAAAAGAAGTTTACAGTGCTGAATGGCTAATTGAAGCACCAATAGTATTAGCAGTAGTAAGTAAAGCTAATGATGCATGGATACGTCCATGGGATAGTGTAAATATTAATGAAATTGATGCAACAATTGTAATGGATCACATGATACTTGAAGCTACTGAACTTGGATTAGGAACATGTTATATTGCAGCATTCCATGAAAGACCGTTAATTGATTTATTAAAATTATCTGAAGAAGAACATCCTGTTTTATTAACACCTGTTGGTTATCCTAATGCAGAACCACGTGAGACGGGTAGAAAAAGCTTGGAAGAATTAGTTGAATATATCTAA
- the pyrF gene encoding orotidine-5'-phosphate decarboxylase encodes MKVKNQIILALDVEEKDEAYSILDQTTEYLDTIKIGYPLTLAEGPSIIQSIKEDYDVNIIADFKVADIDATNEKIVKTTLNWGADAIIIHGFVGEDSVLACKNMAESLNKEIFLLTEMSHPGADKFLKPVSLDIAQMGVELGITNYVAPATKLDRLEKIRKVVGDDAFIISPGVGVQGGTAKDTLQYADAAIIGRSIYTSPSPKETLEKVINSIKS; translated from the coding sequence ATGAAAGTTAAAAATCAAATTATTTTAGCATTAGATGTAGAAGAAAAAGATGAAGCTTATAGTATTCTAGATCAAACTACTGAATATTTAGATACAATTAAAATTGGTTATCCTTTAACACTAGCCGAAGGACCATCTATTATTCAATCAATTAAAGAAGATTATGATGTTAATATTATTGCAGATTTTAAAGTTGCAGATATAGATGCAACTAATGAAAAAATAGTTAAAACAACACTAAATTGGGGAGCCGATGCTATTATCATCCATGGATTTGTAGGTGAAGATAGTGTTTTAGCTTGTAAAAATATGGCTGAAAGTTTAAATAAAGAAATATTTTTATTAACAGAAATGTCCCATCCGGGTGCAGATAAATTCTTAAAACCAGTATCCCTCGATATTGCACAAATGGGTGTTGAATTAGGAATTACTAATTATGTTGCTCCTGCTACTAAACTAGATAGACTTGAAAAAATTAGAAAAGTGGTAGGTGATGATGCATTTATTATATCGCCAGGTGTAGGAGTTCAAGGTGGAACAGCAAAGGACACTCTCCAATATGCTGATGCAGCTATTATTGGTAGAAGTATTTATACTTCCCCATCACCTAAAGAAACATTAGAAAAGGTCATAAATTCCATTAAAAGTTAA